One part of the Salinivirga cyanobacteriivorans genome encodes these proteins:
- a CDS encoding YifB family Mg chelatase-like AAA ATPase — protein MLVKTYGSAVFGIEATTITIEVSISQGFAFFLVGLPDSAVKESQQRIESALRSNNHKMPGRKVVINMAPADIRKEGSAYDLPLAIGILAADEQLNDQKIGDYIIMGELSLDGSILPIKGTLPIAIQARKEGFKGFIVPAENAREAAVVNKLDVYGVSDIKQVIDFFEGRGNLKPTEVDTRAEFYNAVADTELDFADVKGQEKVKRALEIAAAGAHNAIMVGPPGAGKTMMAKRLPGILPPLTLQEALETTKIHSVVGKIDRNTSLMTSRPFRSPHHTISDVALVGGGAFPQPGEISLAHNGVLFLDELPEFQRTVLEVLRQPIEDRRITISRAKFTVDYPANFMLVSSMNPCPCGYFNHPTKDCVCSVPVRQRYLNKISGPLLDRIDIHSEITPVPFEDLSKQPTAETSADIRKRVIKAREIQQKRFEGTDIYANAQMSSRLLRRHVEIDEGGKQILKTATDRLGFSARAYDRILKVSRTIADLEGSEKVQTHHLAEAINYRTLDRENWAG, from the coding sequence AGCAATAACCATAAAATGCCTGGTCGCAAGGTAGTCATCAATATGGCACCGGCCGATATTCGCAAAGAGGGCTCAGCCTACGACCTTCCTTTGGCAATTGGTATTTTAGCAGCTGATGAGCAATTGAATGACCAAAAAATCGGTGACTATATCATTATGGGAGAATTGTCGCTCGATGGCTCCATATTGCCCATTAAAGGCACCTTACCAATTGCCATACAGGCCCGCAAGGAGGGTTTTAAGGGCTTTATTGTACCTGCTGAAAATGCCCGGGAGGCGGCTGTGGTTAATAAGCTTGATGTGTATGGTGTATCAGATATTAAACAGGTAATCGATTTTTTCGAAGGGCGCGGGAACCTTAAACCCACCGAGGTCGATACCCGGGCCGAGTTTTACAATGCTGTGGCCGATACAGAACTAGACTTTGCCGATGTAAAAGGACAGGAGAAAGTTAAACGTGCCCTGGAAATTGCTGCAGCCGGGGCGCATAATGCAATTATGGTAGGTCCTCCCGGTGCCGGAAAAACAATGATGGCCAAACGTTTACCTGGCATTTTGCCACCCCTGACCTTGCAGGAAGCGCTGGAAACTACTAAAATACATTCGGTTGTGGGTAAAATAGACCGCAATACTTCATTGATGACCAGCCGGCCTTTTCGCTCCCCACATCATACCATATCTGACGTCGCGCTGGTCGGGGGCGGTGCATTTCCGCAACCCGGAGAAATTTCACTGGCACACAATGGGGTGCTTTTTTTAGATGAATTGCCTGAGTTTCAAAGAACCGTATTGGAGGTGCTCCGGCAACCGATTGAAGACCGGCGCATTACCATTTCCCGCGCTAAATTTACCGTAGACTACCCGGCTAACTTTATGCTCGTCTCATCCATGAATCCTTGTCCCTGCGGTTATTTCAATCACCCAACAAAAGATTGCGTGTGCTCGGTGCCGGTGCGCCAGCGCTACCTGAACAAAATCAGCGGGCCGCTGCTTGACCGTATTGATATTCACAGCGAAATTACACCCGTGCCTTTTGAAGATCTTTCGAAACAACCCACCGCAGAAACCAGCGCCGATATTCGAAAGCGGGTGATAAAGGCACGCGAAATACAACAAAAACGCTTCGAAGGAACCGACATTTATGCCAACGCGCAAATGTCATCCCGGTTGCTCCGGCGCCATGTGGAGATCGATGAGGGAGGCAAACAGATTTTGAAAACTGCCACCGACCGTCTGGGCTTTAGTGCCCGCGCTTATGACCGTATTCTTAAGGTTTCCCGTACCATTGCCGACCTGGAAGGCAGCGAAAAGGTACAAACCCATCATTTGGCAGAAGCCATAAATTATCGCACCCTGGACCGGGAGAATTGGGCAGGGTGA
- a CDS encoding reverse transcriptase domain-containing protein: MPSKSATQGSNTQDKTGKRPLGIPTVVDRFVQQAIHQVLSPIYENEFSDNSFGFRPKRSTHKALHRCKLYISEGYNYAISR, encoded by the coding sequence ATACCGTCCAAATCCGCTACGCAGGGTAGCAATACCCAAGACAAAACAGGTAAACGACCGTTGGGTATTCCCACAGTCGTAGACCGCTTTGTCCAACAAGCCATTCACCAGGTACTATCACCAATTTACGAGAATGAATTTTCTGATAACAGCTTTGGATTCCGACCAAAACGAAGTACGCATAAAGCCTTACACAGATGTAAGCTTTACATATCTGAAGGATATAACTATGCTATCTCCAGGTGA
- a CDS encoding trimeric intracellular cation channel family protein — protein MEQILNYISIGGSFALAISGSLKAMGKKFDPFGILIIAFVTPVGGGTLRDILLTEKSVFWLKETPYIYFIIAGTIMALIFRKRLTYFHNTLMFFDAVGLALYTITGVQIGIDNDLSFINCIILGTLTGAFGGVVRDILVNEVPVIFHKEIYATVSIVGGIFYWALARFNVSNPFLQIAPILFIIAARILITYYKLAFPSIYGKK, from the coding sequence ATGGAACAAATTTTAAACTACATAAGTATTGGCGGTTCGTTTGCCCTGGCTATTTCAGGGTCGTTGAAGGCCATGGGCAAAAAGTTCGATCCGTTCGGGATTTTAATTATTGCTTTTGTAACGCCTGTGGGTGGTGGTACGTTGCGTGATATTTTGCTCACCGAGAAATCGGTTTTTTGGCTTAAAGAGACGCCCTACATCTATTTCATCATAGCCGGAACGATAATGGCGCTTATTTTTCGCAAAAGACTGACCTATTTTCATAATACCCTGATGTTTTTCGATGCTGTTGGATTGGCGCTTTATACGATTACTGGTGTTCAAATTGGCATCGATAATGACCTGAGTTTTATCAATTGTATTATTCTGGGTACGCTTACCGGTGCTTTTGGAGGTGTGGTGCGCGATATTTTAGTTAATGAGGTACCGGTGATCTTTCACAAGGAAATTTATGCTACTGTGAGTATTGTAGGGGGAATATTTTACTGGGCTCTTGCTCGGTTTAATGTTTCGAATCCTTTTTTGCAGATTGCACCTATTCTGTTTATTATAGCCGCTAGAATTCTCATAACGTATTATAAGCTAGCATTCCCATCGATTTATGGAAAAAAATAA
- a CDS encoding porin family protein: MKKLVFLIGVMLVAQASFSQIFTWGVKAGVNSTKVSFDDFSIENDITIKPDYLPGGPNEDDLIITVDGQEVINPQAINRPGIKFEPKSYEMGYHFGAFARLKVLGIYIQPELIFSHAEASIDFSDTDNLAGELESSTATIKYNSFDIPVLVGMKLGPARFNLGPVASFKLDPNVEGAKAEVKEGLTSFSDATELATFGGTVGVGIDILKKVTVDVRYEFPLSKLGDEVNIGDNSFKTDQRQSQVIGSIGFMF; the protein is encoded by the coding sequence ATGAAAAAACTTGTATTCCTAATAGGCGTAATGCTTGTTGCTCAAGCATCATTCTCCCAAATCTTTACATGGGGTGTAAAAGCTGGTGTAAACTCTACAAAAGTTAGTTTTGATGATTTTAGTATTGAAAATGACATTACAATTAAGCCAGATTATTTGCCTGGCGGGCCCAATGAAGATGATCTTATAATCACTGTTGATGGACAGGAGGTCATTAATCCACAGGCCATAAACAGACCGGGGATCAAATTTGAGCCAAAATCTTATGAGATGGGTTATCACTTTGGTGCATTTGCACGCTTAAAAGTGTTGGGAATTTATATTCAACCTGAATTGATATTCTCACATGCGGAGGCATCTATCGACTTCAGTGACACTGATAATTTAGCCGGCGAATTAGAATCATCAACAGCAACGATAAAATACAATAGTTTTGACATCCCTGTTTTAGTGGGTATGAAACTAGGACCGGCACGCTTTAACCTGGGGCCGGTAGCCAGTTTCAAATTAGACCCGAATGTTGAGGGAGCCAAGGCAGAGGTTAAAGAGGGACTGACCTCATTTTCTGATGCCACTGAGCTGGCCACTTTTGGTGGGACAGTTGGTGTAGGTATCGATATTTTGAAAAAAGTTACCGTAGATGTTCGCTATGAATTCCCATTAAGTAAGCTGGGAGACGAAGTAAATATTGGTGACAATTCATTTAAAACAGACCAGCGCCAATCGCAGGTTATTGGTAGTATTGGATTCATGTTTTAA